In Entelurus aequoreus isolate RoL-2023_Sb linkage group LG02, RoL_Eaeq_v1.1, whole genome shotgun sequence, one genomic interval encodes:
- the LOC133635926 gene encoding uncharacterized protein LOC133635926, with protein MNRDVAVVPSGWYDDRMVFWPSYKNTDRIERAALNEEQHEPNWPRFDVSVVRTCDNYKDALKIMQQYGKGCDTSDLQSEAENEELPEKRNRKPVHRLGDSDDSEEDPGNSDLASLGLASQLHRQTPPSRRVPVRVMSTCQLDSSTGDNFLAPHHGEGRIHMPSPAPALNMQRVTQGTAVPPRLPPPPSPAALNMWQTEEPGSSLAYRPTWRGGRMADNISCSAPEVIHILSLLETIKHNQDQLIAKVL; from the exons atgaacagggacgttgcggttgtcccaagtggatggtatgatgataggatggttttctggcccagctataaaaacacagacagaattgaaagggccgctttaaatgaggagcagcatgagccaaactggccaagatttgacgtttctgttgtccgaacttgtg acaactacaaagacgcattaaaaataatgcaacaatatggaaagggctgcgacacctcagacctgcaatctgaggcagagaacgaggagctgccagaaaaaaggaacaggaagccagt ccatcgtctcggggactcagatgatagcgaagaagacccgggaaatagtgacctcgcatctctggggttggcaagccaattgcacaggcaga ctccaccgtctcgccgagtgccagtaagagtcatgagtacttgtcaactcgactcctcaactggagataactttctag cacctcaccatggggaaggacgcattcatatgccttcaccagcacctgcattaaacatgcagagagttacacaag gaacggcagtccctcctcgactccctccacccccctcaccagcagccctcaacatgtggcagacagaggagcctggatccagcctggcctacaggccaacatggcgagggggaagaatggccgacaacatttcctgctctg cgcctgaggtaatccacatccttagcctgctggaaactattaagcacaaccaagaccagctgattgcgaag gtgctgtga